In the Profundibacter amoris genome, CAAGCCCTGATGGCCCTTTTCGGCCATCAGTTTTGAAATCTGTTTCGCTGCGGTCGGGGTCATGCTGACCGCCTGTTTGCCGGGGATGCCGAACATGGGGTTCTCCTGTTTCCTGACCCTTTATATAGGGTATTATGCATGTGATCTCAAGCCGCGTCAGACCATTGCCGCCGCTTTACACATATTTGTCAGCTTGGTGCGGGTTTGTTCCAGCGTCAGATACCCCAATCCGCAATCGGGCGCGGCGATCAGGCGCTCGGGTGGCAGTATCGTCAGAACCTCGCGCATCCGCTCGGCGATTTGATCCACCGCTTCGATCCGGCTAACGGCGATATCGACAAAGCCGACAATCGCGGTGGTTTTGCGGAACTTTTCGAACAGCGACAGGTCGCTGTGGCAATGGCAATCCTCGATCGACAGGGCGTCAATCCGTCCGTCCAGCGCCTCGACCAGCTGGTGATAGACGTTGTGGTCGGCCTTGGGGTAATCCGGCTGGTCAATATGTTCGGGATAGCCGCAACACATGTGGGCGGTGCGCACCACATGGTCGGGCACGCCGTGGAACACCCGTTCCAGCGCCTCGTAACCGAAGGCCGCCGCGTCCTCGGGCTTGCGGGCGAACAGGGGTTCGTCCACCTGAATGTGGATGCATCCGGCATCGGCCAGCGCCAGCACCTCCTGATTCAGCGCGTCGGCCAGATCGAATGCCAGTCTGGCATCGTCATTGTAGTAGCAATCGGCCACGGTGCCGATGATGGTCATCGGGCCGGGCAGGGTCAGTTTGACGGGGCGGTCCGAGAAGGATTGCGCCTGTTTGTAATCGCGCGGCAGCACAGGGGCGCCAGCGCGGATTTTGCCACGGATCGCCGGCAGGTCGGATTCATAGGCCCCGTTGCGCAACACACGGTGTTCCAGATTGTCGAAATCAAACCCGTCCATATAGCGGCACTGGTAATGCACATAGTTCTCGCGCCGCTGTTCGCCATCGGTCGGTATGTCGATGCCACAGTCGATCTGGGTCTGCACAGCCGCGCGGGTGGCGCGCTCAAAGGCCGGTTCGTGTTCGGGGGAATCCGACCAGTTTTGCAGCACATCGGCAGTATAACTATCGGCGGCATGGGTGACCTTGAACCAGTCTTTGATCGGCACATAGTCGGGCTTGGGGAAGGCCCCGATGGTGGTGGTTTTGATCGGCATTGTCACGTCATCCTTTGCATAGCGTTCCCCTGAACGCTAAAAGCGCGGCATAGGACCGCGCAAGCAGGATAGCGACTGTAATATGTCGTTTTTACATGAAACCCAGTTCAAGGCGGGCCTCGTCGGACATCATTTCCATGCCCCACTGAGGTTCCCACACCAGTTCGACATTGACGGTTTTTACACCGGCCAGCGGCGAAATCGCATCGGCAATCCATCCGGGCATTTCACCGGCGACAGGGCAGCCGGGCGCGGTCAGGGACATATAGATCTGAACATCGCCCTCGTCTGAAATCTCGATCGTATAGATCAGACCCAGATCATAGATGTTCACCGGCACTTCGGGGTCATAGACCGAGCGGCAGGCCTCGACGATCTTGTCATACAGCGGATGGTCCGTGCTGGACGGTTTGATCAGCGGTGTGCCTTCTAGCGGTGTATCGGATTCGGCAGTCATGGGACCCTCTTTGGATTACTTGACTGAATATATAAGGATTGCAGGCGCGGGCGTCCAGAGGGGAAGCGCAGCAATCGGGGTGCGGCGTATTCGCAAGGGGTGGCCATGAAAATGGCCCGCATGATAAATCACGCGGGCCATTCAGGTTTGCAGTGAGTGGTCGTTATTTGTCGTGGGTTGCTTCTACCACGGCAGCCATTTCGGCTTCGACGGCCGGATCAATGGTGATGGCGTCGTCCGTGTCCAGCATGCCGGCATCCGGATCATTAAACACCGAGACATCCAGTTTGCCTTCGCTTTTGGCAACAATGCTGGAAACAGCGGCGTCACCCGAAACGTTGACAGCTGTGCGGATCATATCCATCAGACGGTCAACACCCAGCACAAGGCCGATACCCTCGACGGGCAGGCCGACCTGAGTGAACACCATCGACAGCATGATCAGGCCAACGCCTGGAACACCGGCGGTGCCAATGGATGCCAGAACCGACATCAGGATCACGGTCAGATAACCGCCCATCCCCAGATCAACGCCATAGACGTTGGCGATAAACACGGTGGCAACACCTTGCATGATCGCGGTGCCGTCCATGTTGATCGTGGCGCCAAACGGCACTGTGAACGACGCAACCGAGTTGTTGACCCCGAAGCGCTGCGTCACGGTGCGCATGGTGACAGGAATGGTTGCGTTTGACGATGCGGTCGAAAAGGCAAACACCTGCACGTTGCGAATTTTCTTCAGGAACATTATCGGACTTAGACCCGAGAACACCTTCAGTGTTATCATCAGTGTGACAAACAGGTGGAACATCAGTGCGCCCACCAGAACCAGAACATAACCGGCAAGCGATGCCAGCAGGTCCAGACCCAGGTTTGCAACCGCTTTGGCAATCAGCGCGAACACGGCATAGGGGGCCAGTGCCATGATGATATTCACCATCTTCATCATGATTTCGTTGGCAACCTCGGCCCCTTCGATGAATGGTTTGGCCTTGTGCCCGACCATCAGCATGCTGACCCCGACCATGATCGAGAAGAAAATGATTGGCAGCATGTCGCCATTGGCCATCGCTGCAACCGGATTCTTCGGAATAATGTCGATCAGTACCTGCGACAGGGGCGGTGCATCTTTGCCTGTGAAGTTGGCCGCGCTTTCCAGATTAAGCCCGTCGCCAATGCCCAATGACGCCGCAATAAGGATCGCTGTCGCAATCGCAATCGCGGTTGTCAGCATATAAAGCGCAAAGGATTTCGTCCCCACACGCCCCAGCATCCTGATATCGCCAATGCCGGTCACCCCGCAGATAAGCGAGAAGAACACCAGTGGAACCACCAGCATTTTCAACATGTTGACAAACATTTTGCCAACGATATGAAAGGCGCCGTTCACCACAAACTGGTTCACAAAGCCCGCTTTGGCCCCTTCCGGGACTTCCATCATACCCGAAAGGTTGAATATCAACCCCAGGATAATCCCCAACGCCATCCCAAGTAGCACCTTGGTGGTCAGGTTCATTTTTTTGCTATCCGACATCCACTTTTACTCCCGTTTTACTTATTTTTATTGGGAAAAGGCTACGGGAGGTGGGGAAACCGATCAAGCGCACGTCAGAAGTGTATTGTTAACTGTGTTACTAATATTACGATTGTTTCAGGGGATTGTTGCCGGATTCTGCATTGAACTTTTGTTTCGGGTCCCTAAAGTTGAGGCATTGAATCCGCGAATACATTGAATAAAGGAAATCATTATGAAACCAAAAAAGATTTTTGGCACGGCTATTTGTGCCATATCGCTATGGGCCAACCCGCTTTTGGCGCAAACCACGGTCGAGGTAAACACGCTAAAGGTTGAGGGCCTTGTCGTCGGTGTGCCGCAGAAAATAGATGCGGATTTTGCCGCTGAACATGGTGTCACTGTGCCAAAACCGTTCCATTTCACAGTTCCGACCGACCGGACCAAAAACATCAAGGTTCTGTATGCCCCAGAAGTTCCGGGATATGCCAAGTATAATTTCGCGACGGAGGATAACCGGCTAAGGTCAAGCATCCATTTTATTCCCTTTGCCCTGAACCGGAATGTAGAAGGGGACCTGTTGCAGGCCTTGGCCAATGTTGCCAAAGAGGGGTTCATCGGTGCAATTGTCGATCCGGACAAGGCGGAAATCGATGTAACACGGCAAGCCGAGGTCGGCCCCTACCAGGCGGTCGAGGCGATCGGGCGTTATGCCGAAGCGGATGGAACTATCGTTGCGCTGCGGGTTGTTGCGGTTGCCGGGGAAGGCGAGACCGAAGGGCTAATCGCGATCATCAATGCGCTGCCCGAAACGACAGGGATGACCAAAGTCGGAGATATCATTTATGTTGATGGTTCAAGGGCGCTGGGGACGATGCGGTTTGATTGAAATCTGCGAATAGTTGTAATTATCACGGTGTTGACTGTTATAAGTTGGTGGATTATCAAGCTTCGGTTGAACAAATCCTGAAGGATAAAAAGTGAAAAATATACTAAAAATTACTCTGTTTTGTAGTGGTCTTGTTGTTGCCGGATGTACCCAGCAATCGGTACCGGAAATGAGCCAATATAACGGTCAAAGAATTGAATTGCTGGCAAAGGCAACACCGGGCCTTATTGACGCAGAGTTTGTTCTTTTTATTAATAGAGAACAAGTTATCAAGCAGCGCACGAAGCCGTTCGGAGGTTCGTCCCAGACATTTAAAGGCACTTGGAATGGGCGGAACGTAGTTGCTCGCGTTACCGCAGTTTCCAAGTTTATGTCTCATTATACAATGATAGACGTATTTATTGATGGGGTTCTGGTCGATACTCTGACGGTATAAGCTATCATTTATGACAGGATTTTATTGAGAGGGCTTATGCCCTCTCATTTATATTCTCTGTAAATGTTCTTTGTTATAAAGCGTGTCGCGTCTGATCAGAAACAAG is a window encoding:
- a CDS encoding cobalamin-independent methionine synthase II family protein, which encodes MPIKTTTIGAFPKPDYVPIKDWFKVTHAADSYTADVLQNWSDSPEHEPAFERATRAAVQTQIDCGIDIPTDGEQRRENYVHYQCRYMDGFDFDNLEHRVLRNGAYESDLPAIRGKIRAGAPVLPRDYKQAQSFSDRPVKLTLPGPMTIIGTVADCYYNDDARLAFDLADALNQEVLALADAGCIHIQVDEPLFARKPEDAAAFGYEALERVFHGVPDHVVRTAHMCCGYPEHIDQPDYPKADHNVYHQLVEALDGRIDALSIEDCHCHSDLSLFEKFRKTTAIVGFVDIAVSRIEAVDQIAERMREVLTILPPERLIAAPDCGLGYLTLEQTRTKLTNMCKAAAMV
- a CDS encoding SUF system Fe-S cluster assembly protein, whose product is MTAESDTPLEGTPLIKPSSTDHPLYDKIVEACRSVYDPEVPVNIYDLGLIYTIEISDEGDVQIYMSLTAPGCPVAGEMPGWIADAISPLAGVKTVNVELVWEPQWGMEMMSDEARLELGFM
- a CDS encoding dicarboxylate/amino acid:cation symporter, which codes for MSDSKKMNLTTKVLLGMALGIILGLIFNLSGMMEVPEGAKAGFVNQFVVNGAFHIVGKMFVNMLKMLVVPLVFFSLICGVTGIGDIRMLGRVGTKSFALYMLTTAIAIATAILIAASLGIGDGLNLESAANFTGKDAPPLSQVLIDIIPKNPVAAMANGDMLPIIFFSIMVGVSMLMVGHKAKPFIEGAEVANEIMMKMVNIIMALAPYAVFALIAKAVANLGLDLLASLAGYVLVLVGALMFHLFVTLMITLKVFSGLSPIMFLKKIRNVQVFAFSTASSNATIPVTMRTVTQRFGVNNSVASFTVPFGATINMDGTAIMQGVATVFIANVYGVDLGMGGYLTVILMSVLASIGTAGVPGVGLIMLSMVFTQVGLPVEGIGLVLGVDRLMDMIRTAVNVSGDAAVSSIVAKSEGKLDVSVFNDPDAGMLDTDDAITIDPAVEAEMAAVVEATHDK